From the genome of Arvicola amphibius chromosome 9, mArvAmp1.2, whole genome shotgun sequence, one region includes:
- the Dbx2 gene encoding homeobox protein DBX2, producing the protein MLPSAVAAQAGAYWDVVASSALLGLPAPGFGSLGKSFLIENLLRAGAGPTHAPPPPRPSPGPECQQLRSLPASPVPLKLCPAGPYGARWAFQMPSRPPADRDSAFQPSTPVPSKPFLLSAPPFYSACCGGSCRRPASPTAFSREEHGLPLLTQDSNSKARRGILRRAVFSEDQRKALERMFQKQKYISKTDRRKLAVSLGLKESQVKIWFQNRRMKWRNSKEKEVLSNRCLQDASLQEDRLERPAVGFPPPCPAIWEVSQSHSSPSWRENSPEPAERLTQENSGVPEANSLRGALYLCPEKDAGDKDRLTSAL; encoded by the exons ATGCTACCCAGCGCAGTGGCGGCCCAGGCTGGAGCCTATTGGGATGTGGTGGCGTCCTCAGCACTCCTCGGCCTCCCCGCGCCGGGCTTCGGCAGCCTGGGCAAGAGTTTCCTGATCGAGAACTTGCTGCGCGCAGGGGCCGGACCCACGCACGCACCCCCGCCCCCGCGTCCCTCGCCGGGTCCAGAGTGTCAGCAGCTGCGGTCGCTGCCTGCTAGCCCAGTGCCGCTCAAGCTGTGCCCGGCCGGGCCCTACGGTGCACGCTGGGCCTTTCAGATGCCCAGCCGTCCTCCAGCGGACCGAGACAGTGCCTTCCAGCCCTCAACCCCAG TGCCttccaaacccttccttctgAGTGCCCCGCCATTCTACTCCGCCTGCTGCGGTGGGTCCTGCAGGCGCCCTGCCTCCCCCACAGCTTTTTCAA GAGAAGAACACGGGCTGCCTCTGCTGACCCAGGACTCAAATTCCAAAGCACGAAGGGGGATTTTAAGAAGAGCCGTGTTCTCAGAGGACCAGAGAAAGGCTCTGGAGAGAATGTTTCAGAAGCAGAAGTACATCAGCAAAACCGACCGAAGGAAACTTGCTGTCAGCTTGGGACTGAAGGAGTCACAG GTGAAGATTTGGTTTCAGAACAGAAGGATGAAATGGCGTAATTCCAAAGAAAAGGAAGTGCTCTCCAACAGGTGCCTCCAAGACGCGAGCCTTCAAGAAGACCGGCTTGAGCGGCCCGCTGTGGGCTTCCCTCCTCCGTGCCCGGCAATATGGGAAGTCTCCCAGTCTCACTCAAGTCCCAGCTGGAGGGAGAATTCTCCAGAACCTGCAGAAAGACTGACCCAGGAGAATTCAGGGGTACCAGAAGCAAATTCACTCCGAGGTGCCTTGTATTTGTGTCCTGAGAAGGACGCTGGAGACAAGGATAGACTCACTAGCGCCCTCTGA